The following are from one region of the Salvia splendens isolate huo1 chromosome 2, SspV2, whole genome shotgun sequence genome:
- the LOC121787913 gene encoding pentatricopeptide repeat-containing protein At3g62470, mitochondrial-like: MAFHLRNSRIPRPNLSASRNDGLFIASGEQVHLRHRREAQGKQAEGSSLPLHLLLGSIAGSRINHPHCQIPSLLPHSPLQQSLPLVNSFLSLKSQSCFARFRPFCKYVGSDSEIKTDGEKGSEFRAEEVERVCGVIDETFDVDRNMEAVLDECGVDLSHELVLCVLRRFRHARKPAFRFFCWASEQPGYSHDSASYNAMVDVLGKGRQFESMVSLIEEMGEKGLLSVETFIVCIRAFASAKERRKAAGVLDLMSKYKFRVGVEAINCLLDALGKVGLGKEAHQLFQRLEHRFTPDFKTYTVLLNGWCEVRNLMEAGRVWNGMIDGGFKPDVVAHNIMLGGLLKGGKSCDAIKLFEVMKSKGPFPNVRTYTILINHLCKHGHMEEAMNYLDDMHSSGCEPDATIYTCLMIGFGNQREMGMVHRLLKEMREKGCSPDGQAYNGLIKVMTNQKMPDDAVAIYKRMIQGGIQPSIHTYNMMMKAYFVASNPEMGCAVWEEMKRRGCCPDENSYTVLIGGLIRQGRSNEAYKYLEEMVEKGMKAPQLDYKNIASYFSGRRRNALDDFAEKARFSVNSEVATLFAHWPRRLR, from the coding sequence ATGGCTTTTCATTTAAGAAACTCAAGAATTCCCAGACCAAATCTCTCCGCCTCTCGAAATGACGGACTATTCATCGCATCCGGAGAGCAAGTCCATTTACGACACCGGCGAGAAGCTCAAGGAAAGCAAGCTGAAGGTAGCTCTCTGCCCTTGCATCTTCTGCTTGGTTCTATTGCTGGTAGTCGCATCAATCATCCTCACTGTCAAATTCCGTCTCTACTGCCACACTCCCCTCTTCAACAAAGCCTGCCGTTAGTcaattcttttctttccttAAAGTCCCAATCTTGCTTTGCTAGATTTAGGCCCTTTTGCAAGTATGTTGGCTCTGATTCTGAAATCAAGACTGATGGCGAGAAGGGATCCGAATTTAGGGCTGAGGAGGTGGAGAGGGTTTGTGGGGTGATTGATGAGACGTTTGATGTAGATAGGAATATGGAGGCTGTGTTGGATGAATGCGGCGTTGATTTGAGTCATGAGTTGGTCTTGTGTGTGCTGCGTAGGTTCAGGCATGCTCGAAAGCCTGCGTTTCGATTCTTTTGCTGGGCTTCGGAGCAGCCGGGCTATTCTCATGATTCTGCATCTTACAATGCAATGGTGGATGTTTTGGGGAAGGGTAGGCAGTTTGAGAGCATGGTTTCGTTGATCGAAGAGATGGGGGAGAAAGGGTTGCTGTCGGTGGAGACGTTCATCGTTTGTATCAGAGCATTTGCCTCTGCAAAGGAGAGGAGAAAGGCGGCTGGGGTTCTTGATTTGATGAGTAAGTATAAGTTTAGGGTTGGTGTGGAGGCCATCAATTGCTTGCTGGATGCTTTGGGGAAAGTGGGGTTAGGGAAGGAAGCGCACCAATTGTTTCAACGGTTGGAGCATCGCTTCACTCCGGATTTCAAGACGTATACTGTCTTGCTTAATGGTTGGTGTGAGGTGAGGAATCTGATGGAGGCTGGGAGGGTGTGGAATGGGATGATTGATGGCGGTTTCAAGCCTGATGTCGTTGCACACAATATTATGCTTGGAGGGTTGTTGAAGGGTGGAAAGAGTTGTGATGCAATCAAGTTGTTTGAGGTGATGAAATCTAAGGGTCCATTTCCTAATGTTAGGACATACACAATTTTGATTAACCATCTCTGCAAGCATGGTCACATGGAGGAAGCTATGAACTACTTGGATGATATGCACAGCTCCGGTTGTGAGCCGGATGCCACTATATACACGTGTTTGATGATAGGTTTTGGGAACCAAAGGGAGATGGGCATGGTGCACCGGTTGTTGAAGGAGATGAGGGAGAAAGGATGCTCGCCTGATGGACAGGCGTACAATGGCTTGATCAAGGTGATGACGAACCAAAAGATGCCTGATGATGCAGTAGCGATATACAAGAGGATGATCCAAGGCGGCATACAGCCATCCATTCACACTTACAACATGATGATGAAGGCATATTTTGTAGCAAGTAATCCTGAAATGGGATGTGCAGTTTGGGAGGAGATGAAGAGGAGGGGATGTTGTCCTGATGAAAATTCCTACACCGTCTTGATTGGGGGGCTCATACGGCAAGGGAGATCAAACGAGGCCTACAAGTATTTAGAAGAGATGGTTGAGAAAGGGATGAAGGCTCCTCAGCTTGATTACAAGAATATTGCATCTTATTTTTCTGGACGTAGGAGAAATGCTTTGGATGATTTTGCTGAAAAAGCAAGGTTTTCAGTAAACTCAGAGGTGGCAACTCTCTTTGCCCACTGGCCAAGACGATTAAGATAA